The proteins below come from a single Blattabacterium cuenoti genomic window:
- the rpsS gene encoding 30S ribosomal protein S19, protein MPRSLKKGPYISYKLYRKVLKNIKSNKKTVIKTWSRPSTILPDFVGQTFAVHNGKQFINVYITENMIGRKLGEFAPTRVFRAHSGSKNKIKNPSK, encoded by the coding sequence ATGCCAAGATCTTTAAAAAAAGGACCATATATATCTTATAAATTGTATAGAAAAGTTTTAAAAAATATAAAATCTAATAAAAAAACAGTTATTAAAACTTGGTCTAGACCATCGACTATTCTTCCCGATTTTGTCGGTCAAACTTTTGCAGTTCATAATGGAAAACAATTCATTAATGTTTATATAACTGAAAATATGATAGGTAGAAAATTAGGAGAATTTGCTCCTACCAGAGTTTTTAGGGCGCATTCTGGATCTAAAAATAAGATAAAGAATCCAAGTAAATAA
- the rpsC gene encoding 30S ribosomal protein S3 produces MGRKTNPIVNRLGIVIGWQSSWCNNYKERIKEDFKVRKYIEGRFPKGIISKIFIERTLKFITITVRTSRPAIVIGKRGEEVNSVRKELKKITKKEVQINISEVKKPEVDATLVAKALARHLENRVPYKKVIKFSILSAIRMNVQGIKIQVSGRLNGSEMARCESYKEGRISLGTFRANVDYYMDIAHTAYGSIGIKVWIMKGEVYGKKNLFPSLETHYHRKKNKQNYSYNRRKK; encoded by the coding sequence ATGGGACGAAAGACAAATCCAATAGTTAATCGTTTAGGTATTGTAATAGGCTGGCAATCTAGTTGGTGTAATAATTATAAGGAAAGAATTAAAGAAGATTTTAAAGTTAGAAAATATATTGAAGGTAGATTTCCAAAAGGGATAATATCTAAAATATTTATAGAAAGAACTTTAAAATTTATTACGATAACAGTTCGTACATCGAGACCAGCAATTGTTATAGGAAAAAGAGGTGAAGAAGTAAATTCTGTTAGAAAAGAATTAAAAAAAATTACGAAAAAAGAGGTTCAAATAAATATCTCTGAAGTAAAGAAACCTGAAGTAGATGCTACTTTAGTAGCTAAAGCTTTAGCTAGACATTTAGAAAATAGAGTTCCTTATAAAAAAGTAATTAAATTTTCTATTTTATCTGCTATAAGAATGAATGTTCAAGGGATAAAAATACAAGTATCGGGAAGATTAAATGGATCTGAGATGGCTAGATGTGAGTCATATAAAGAAGGCAGAATATCTTTAGGAACTTTTCGTGCTAATGTAGATTATTATATGGATATTGCTCATACTGCTTACGGTAGTATTGGTATAAAAGTTTGGATTATGAAAGGAGAAGTTTATGGGAAAAAAAACTTATTTCCATCATTAGAAACACATTATCATAGAAAAAAAAATAAGCAAAATTATTCTTATAATAGAAGAAAAAAATAA
- the rplP gene encoding 50S ribosomal protein L16, giving the protein MLQPKRTKYKKMQKGRIKGNSKKGFFLSRGLYGIKAMEKAWITSRQLEAARIAATRYMKREGKLWINIFPDKPATKKPQEVRMGKGKGPVEFWVSIVKPGRILFELDGVNFNIARESLRLAAQKLPIKMKFIYKKY; this is encoded by the coding sequence ATGTTACAACCAAAAAGGACAAAATATAAAAAAATGCAAAAAGGTAGAATTAAAGGTAATTCTAAAAAAGGTTTTTTTTTATCAAGAGGTTTATATGGAATAAAAGCTATGGAAAAGGCTTGGATTACTTCTAGACAATTAGAAGCAGCTCGTATAGCAGCTACTAGATATATGAAAAGAGAAGGTAAATTATGGATAAATATTTTTCCAGATAAACCAGCAACTAAGAAACCACAAGAAGTACGTATGGGAAAAGGTAAAGGTCCAGTAGAATTTTGGGTTTCAATAGTTAAACCAGGTAGAATATTATTTGAATTAGACGGAGTTAATTTTAATATTGCTAGGGAATCTTTAAGATTAGCGGCTCAAAAGTTGCCTATTAAAATGAAATTTATTTATAAAAAGTATTAA
- the rpsE gene encoding 30S ribosomal protein S5 yields MIAQKNFFINKNREKKTKYLGLELKEKLIGVTRVCKVTKGRRYFSFSAVVIKGNESGYVGYGFGKSKDAPDAIRKAGEQAKRSIRKICILNGTVPHKQEAKYGGAKVLIIPASDGTGIIAGGTLRSVLKASGLRNVLSKSKGSSNHHNIIKATIKALSKIRDSNFVAKERGISIKNVHNGF; encoded by the coding sequence ATGATAGCACAAAAAAATTTTTTTATAAATAAAAATAGAGAAAAGAAAACAAAATATTTAGGTTTAGAATTAAAAGAAAAATTAATTGGGGTAACAAGAGTATGTAAAGTAACTAAAGGTAGAAGATATTTTAGTTTTAGTGCTGTAGTGATTAAAGGAAATGAAAGTGGATATGTAGGATATGGATTTGGTAAATCAAAAGATGCTCCAGATGCAATTAGAAAAGCCGGAGAACAAGCTAAAAGAAGTATACGAAAAATTTGTATTTTAAATGGAACAGTTCCACATAAACAAGAAGCTAAATATGGTGGAGCTAAAGTTCTTATAATTCCTGCTTCAGATGGAACTGGAATTATAGCAGGTGGAACTTTAAGATCAGTTTTAAAAGCATCAGGATTAAGAAATGTTTTATCAAAATCTAAAGGATCGTCCAATCACCATAATATTATTAAAGCTACTATTAAAGCACTTAGTAAAATAAGAGATTCAAATTTTGTAGCTAAAGAAAGAGGAATTAGTATCAAAAATGTACATAATGGATTTTAA
- the rpsN gene encoding 30S ribosomal protein S14: MAKESVKARQKKREKMVLKFYEKRKFLKKSKNYELLQRLPRNASPVRLRNRCTISGRCRGYIRKFGVSRIVFRSLVSQGLIPGIKKASW, encoded by the coding sequence ATGGCTAAAGAATCTGTAAAAGCAAGACAAAAAAAGAGAGAAAAAATGGTATTAAAATTTTATGAAAAAAGAAAATTTTTAAAAAAAAGTAAAAATTATGAATTATTACAAAGATTGCCTAGAAATGCATCTCCAGTACGTTTAAGAAATAGATGTACTATATCTGGAAGATGTAGAGGATATATTAGAAAGTTTGGAGTATCTAGGATAGTTTTTAGAAGTTTAGTATCTCAAGGATTAATTCCAGGGATAAAAAAAGCTAGTTGGTAG
- the rplN gene encoding 50S ribosomal protein L14, whose protein sequence is MLQQESMCKVSDNTGAKEALIIRVLGGSKKRYATLGDSIIVTIKNSSSGSNIAVKKGQISRAVVIRTRKRVKRIDGSYISFDDNACVLINSSGEMTGTRVFGPVARELREKEYMKIISLAQEVL, encoded by the coding sequence ATGTTACAACAAGAGTCAATGTGTAAAGTTTCGGATAATACTGGGGCAAAAGAGGCTTTAATTATAAGAGTATTAGGAGGATCAAAAAAAAGATATGCTACATTAGGTGATTCTATAATTGTCACTATTAAAAATTCTAGTTCTGGAAGTAATATTGCTGTAAAAAAGGGGCAAATTTCTAGAGCAGTTGTTATAAGAACACGAAAAAGAGTTAAGAGGATAGATGGATCTTATATAAGTTTTGATGATAATGCATGTGTATTAATTAATTCTTCAGGAGAAATGACAGGAACTAGAGTATTTGGGCCTGTAGCAAGAGAATTAAGAGAAAAAGAATATATGAAAATTATATCTTTAGCACAAGAGGTGTTATAA
- the rplO gene encoding 50S ribosomal protein L15: protein MDFNSRKKIRLGRGQGSGKGGTCGRGNKGDKSRSGFSKKIGFEGGQMPLHRRIPKFGFKRSFRKKFIEINLDFIQKFIDKGYFKEREIVCKETLIKKRLIKKNMSIKILGRGNLNRSIIFFVKKCTKSALKKIKDSGGEIHLS, encoded by the coding sequence ATGGATTTTAATTCAAGAAAAAAAATTAGATTAGGAAGAGGTCAAGGTTCCGGAAAAGGAGGAACATGTGGAAGAGGAAATAAAGGAGATAAATCAAGATCAGGATTTTCTAAAAAAATAGGATTTGAAGGTGGACAAATGCCTTTACATAGAAGAATTCCAAAATTTGGATTCAAAAGATCTTTTAGAAAAAAATTTATTGAGATTAATTTAGATTTTATACAAAAATTCATTGATAAAGGATATTTTAAAGAAAGAGAAATCGTTTGTAAAGAAACTTTAATCAAAAAAAGATTGATAAAAAAAAATATGTCTATTAAAATTTTAGGAAGAGGAAATCTAAATAGATCAATAATTTTTTTTGTTAAAAAATGTACTAAAAGTGCTTTAAAAAAAATTAAAGATTCAGGTGGTGAAATACATTTATCCTAA
- the rpmC gene encoding 50S ribosomal protein L29, producing MKNFKISSFKRLNKLSINDLENFIKKNKKKYQQIKFAHSVKKIKITTKISNIRKYIAQLKTELNKRIKSNEVEKN from the coding sequence ATGAAAAATTTCAAAATATCTAGTTTTAAAAGATTAAATAAATTATCTATTAATGATTTAGAAAATTTTATTAAAAAAAATAAAAAAAAATATCAACAAATTAAATTTGCTCATTCTGTAAAAAAAATAAAAATTACTACAAAAATTAGTAATATTAGAAAATATATTGCTCAATTGAAAACTGAATTAAATAAAAGAATAAAATCTAATGAGGTTGAGAAAAATTAG
- the secY gene encoding preprotein translocase subunit SecY gives MKNFFKKICNIWYIKELRIKIITTLILLLAYRFGSYVPIPGINPLEINNLLEKFYFFRSKGLMQILSSFTGGAFNRASILALGIMPYISSSIMMQLMCIIFPRLYRIQKEGEVGKRKISFITRWLTLIVCLIQSPIYLISLTRGLIPFSSFYHSIYLININSVYGQFIFFILGIIILTSGTIFTIWLGDQITDKGIGNGVSLIIVSGIISRFPNAITKEIIFKLNLGSRGWIILFLEFFLWLLVILLSIIIIKAVRKIPVQYVSHYYKSLDSNSNNHNHYLINKKYQFIPLKIIAVGVMPLIFSQAIMLLPMTFYDYLENENIKKIFRIFQDIYGLWYNLTITILVIIFTFFYTAITIPVNQIANDLKRNGGYIPRIKPGIDTVKYIDHVLSYITLPGSILLAIIAILPSMVFKMGVTHNFSLFYGGTSLLIVVGVILDMYQQINIYLLNHHYDEIMMNNSNFNYYNKL, from the coding sequence GTGAAGAATTTTTTTAAAAAAATTTGTAATATTTGGTATATTAAAGAACTAAGAATCAAAATAATAACAACATTAATATTATTATTAGCATATCGTTTTGGTTCATATGTTCCTATTCCTGGTATTAATCCTTTAGAAATTAATAATTTGTTAGAAAAATTTTATTTTTTTAGGTCAAAAGGATTGATGCAGATTTTATCTTCTTTCACTGGAGGTGCTTTTAATCGTGCATCAATTTTAGCCTTAGGAATTATGCCATATATATCCTCTTCTATAATGATGCAATTAATGTGCATAATTTTTCCAAGATTATATAGAATTCAAAAAGAAGGAGAGGTTGGAAAAAGAAAAATTTCTTTTATTACAAGATGGTTGACTTTAATTGTTTGTTTAATACAATCTCCTATTTATCTAATTTCATTAACTAGGGGATTAATTCCTTTTTCTTCTTTTTATCATTCTATTTATTTAATAAATATAAATTCTGTTTATGGTCAATTTATATTTTTTATATTAGGAATAATTATTTTAACTTCAGGAACTATATTTACTATATGGTTAGGTGATCAAATTACTGATAAAGGAATAGGTAATGGGGTATCTTTAATTATAGTTTCTGGAATTATATCACGTTTTCCAAACGCTATTACTAAAGAAATAATTTTTAAATTAAATTTAGGTAGTAGAGGTTGGATAATATTATTTTTAGAATTTTTTTTATGGTTATTAGTTATTTTATTATCTATAATAATTATAAAAGCAGTTAGAAAAATTCCTGTTCAATATGTATCTCATTATTATAAATCATTAGATAGTAATAGCAATAATCATAATCATTATCTTATAAATAAAAAATATCAATTTATTCCATTAAAAATTATTGCGGTAGGAGTGATGCCATTAATATTTTCTCAAGCTATTATGTTATTACCTATGACTTTTTACGATTATCTAGAAAATGAAAATATAAAAAAAATTTTTCGTATATTTCAAGATATTTATGGGTTATGGTATAATTTAACTATAACTATATTGGTAATAATTTTTACTTTTTTTTATACAGCAATTACAATTCCAGTAAATCAAATAGCTAATGATTTAAAAAGAAATGGTGGATATATACCTAGGATAAAACCTGGAATAGATACTGTTAAATATATAGATCATGTATTATCATATATTACTTTACCTGGTTCTATTTTATTAGCTATTATAGCTATATTACCATCTATGGTTTTTAAAATGGGAGTAACTCATAATTTTTCTTTATTTTATGGTGGTACATCACTATTAATAGTAGTCGGGGTGATATTAGATATGTATCAACAAATTAATATTTATTTATTAAATCATCATTATGATGAAATAATGATGAATAATAGTAATTTTAATTATTATAATAAATTGTAA
- the rplV gene encoding 50S ribosomal protein L22, whose protein sequence is MIISNNYAKKNKIMASATLKGVSISPRKLRLVADLIRYEELKNALNILSNSKKKGAIIFKKLIISSLSNWTKKSGIDYDSKNEFIYIKEIRVDQGKVLKRIQPAPQGRGHRIKKKSSHIMICIQNK, encoded by the coding sequence ATGATTATTAGTAATAATTATGCTAAAAAAAATAAAATCATGGCTTCAGCCACTTTAAAAGGAGTTTCAATTTCTCCTAGAAAATTAAGATTAGTTGCTGATTTAATTCGTTATGAAGAATTAAAAAATGCTTTGAATATACTATCAAATAGTAAAAAAAAAGGAGCTATTATTTTTAAAAAATTGATAATTTCTTCATTATCCAATTGGACTAAAAAAAGTGGAATAGATTATGATTCTAAAAATGAATTTATTTATATAAAAGAAATTAGAGTGGATCAAGGAAAAGTTTTGAAAAGGATCCAACCTGCTCCTCAAGGAAGAGGTCATAGGATAAAAAAGAAATCAAGTCACATAATGATTTGTATCCAAAATAAATAA
- the rplW gene encoding 50S ribosomal protein L23: protein MIIKYFLTKKTVEDEKNLHCYTFIVSNIKYNKNQIKKEIIELFGFPIKNIRTMIYPKKNKSKFTKKGVLYGRSNSFKKVKIQFKEDKNVDLSNKKNIINVSKEIKTNNTRTKV from the coding sequence ATGATAATTAAATATTTTTTAACAAAAAAAACTGTTGAAGACGAAAAAAATCTTCATTGTTATACGTTTATAGTGAGTAATATTAAATATAATAAAAATCAAATAAAGAAAGAAATAATTGAATTATTTGGTTTTCCAATAAAAAATATTAGAACGATGATTTATCCAAAAAAAAATAAATCAAAATTCACTAAAAAAGGTGTTCTTTATGGAAGAAGTAATAGTTTTAAAAAAGTAAAAATTCAATTTAAAGAAGATAAAAATGTAGATTTATCAAATAAAAAAAATATAATTAATGTCAGTAAAGAAATTAAAACCAACAACACCCGGACAAAGGTTTAG
- the rpsQ gene encoding 30S ribosomal protein S17: MRLRKIRKQRKGIVVSDKMNKTIVVCETKKVKHKYYGKGILKKKKYLVHDEKNISKNGDKVSIMETRPLSKRKCWRLLKILEKY; the protein is encoded by the coding sequence ATGAGGTTGAGAAAAATTAGAAAACAAAGAAAGGGAATTGTTGTAAGTGATAAAATGAATAAAACTATAGTAGTATGTGAGACAAAAAAAGTTAAACATAAATATTATGGAAAAGGTATTCTAAAAAAGAAGAAATATTTAGTTCATGATGAAAAAAATATTTCTAAAAATGGAGATAAAGTAAGTATTATGGAAACCCGTCCGTTAAGTAAAAGAAAATGTTGGAGATTATTAAAAATATTAGAAAAATATTAA
- the rplF gene encoding 50S ribosomal protein L6, translating into MSRIGNKPILIPDEINLEKNNNIIVIKGKLGVIKEEIDEKLNLIIKDNYLYISRKNNDKISKSIHGLYRVLINNMIIGVTLGFIKELELVGVGYRAEYFLSNRILNMNLGFSHDIMIQVPQEIELNIKSKKGKNTILILKSYNKQLLGIFSAKIRSFRVPEPYKGKGIRYLGEEIRRKAGKSA; encoded by the coding sequence ATGTCAAGAATAGGTAATAAACCTATATTAATTCCTGATGAAATTAATTTAGAAAAAAATAATAATATTATTGTAATAAAAGGAAAATTAGGAGTTATAAAAGAAGAAATTGATGAAAAATTAAATTTAATAATAAAAGATAATTATTTATATATATCTAGAAAAAATAATGATAAAATATCCAAATCTATACATGGTTTATATCGTGTTTTGATAAATAATATGATTATTGGAGTTACTTTAGGATTTATAAAAGAATTAGAATTAGTTGGAGTGGGGTATAGAGCAGAATATTTTTTATCAAATAGAATTTTAAATATGAATTTGGGTTTCTCTCACGATATAATGATTCAAGTCCCTCAAGAAATAGAATTAAATATAAAATCAAAAAAAGGTAAAAATACTATTTTAATTTTAAAATCTTATAATAAACAATTATTAGGTATTTTTTCAGCTAAAATAAGATCATTTAGAGTTCCTGAACCGTATAAAGGAAAAGGAATTAGATATTTAGGAGAAGAAATTAGAAGAAAAGCTGGAAAATCAGCTTAA
- the rplE gene encoding 50S ribosomal protein L5 — protein sequence MNLNNFSDYTPQLYNFYKKNVTKKLMKKFGYNSIMEVPKLLKIVIHQGIGSTYLNDKKILDSSLKELTNISGQKAIICYSKHDESGFKLRKGTPIGVKVTLRRDKMYEFLERLIVVYLPRVRDFNGLSNSGFDNCGNYNIGIKEQIIFPEINIDEIRKNMGMNITFVISTTKYLESKGLLSLLGIPFKKKN from the coding sequence ATGAATCTAAATAATTTTTCTGATTACACCCCTCAATTATATAATTTTTATAAAAAAAATGTAACTAAAAAATTAATGAAAAAATTTGGGTATAATTCTATTATGGAAGTTCCTAAATTATTAAAAATTGTAATTCATCAGGGAATAGGTAGTACTTATTTAAATGATAAAAAAATATTAGACTCTTCTTTAAAAGAATTAACAAATATAAGTGGACAAAAAGCAATTATTTGTTATTCTAAACATGACGAATCTGGATTTAAATTAAGAAAAGGGACCCCTATAGGTGTAAAAGTAACATTAAGAAGAGATAAAATGTATGAATTCCTGGAAAGACTTATTGTAGTTTATTTACCTAGAGTAAGAGATTTTAATGGATTATCCAATAGTGGATTTGATAATTGTGGAAATTATAATATTGGAATTAAAGAACAAATAATTTTTCCAGAAATAAATATAGATGAAATTAGAAAAAATATGGGAATGAATATTACATTTGTAATTTCTACAACAAAATATTTGGAATCTAAAGGTCTTTTATCTTTATTAGGAATTCCATTTAAAAAAAAAAATTAA
- a CDS encoding KOW motif-containing protein, protein MKKFKIKKGDKVIVLSGNHKGKKGIVLKILTKKNKAIFSDIINSDITKFSDITNVNSDININNDITNVNINNSDKDSKNDLDKDSKNDLDKDSKNDLDKDLKNDLDKDSKNDLDKDSKNDLDKDSKNDLDKDLKNDLDKDSKNDLDKDLKNDLDKDLKNYFDKNLKNYLNKNLKKNFNNNLKNYFNKNLKKNFNNNLKKSFNKESKNRYYIHLSNLKKINKNESK, encoded by the coding sequence ATGAAAAAATTTAAGATAAAAAAAGGGGATAAAGTAATTGTATTATCTGGAAATCACAAAGGGAAAAAAGGAATTGTATTAAAAATTTTAACAAAAAAAAATAAAGCTATTTTTAGTGATATTATTAATAGTGATATCACTAAGTTTAGTGATATCACTAATGTAAACAGTGATATCAATATAAACAATGATATCACAAATGTAAATATAAATAATTCTGATAAAGATTCAAAAAATGATCTTGATAAAGATTCAAAAAATGATCTTGATAAAGATTCAAAAAATGATCTTGATAAAGATTTGAAAAATGATCTTGATAAAGATTCAAAAAATGATCTTGATAAAGATTCAAAAAATGATCTTGATAAAGATTCAAAAAATGATCTTGATAAAGATTTGAAAAATGATCTTGATAAAGATTCAAAAAATGATCTTGATAAAGATTTGAAAAATGATCTTGATAAAGATTTGAAAAACTATTTTGATAAAAATTTAAAAAATTATCTTAATAAAAATTTGAAAAAAAATTTTAATAATAATTTGAAAAATTATTTTAATAAAAATTTGAAAAAGAATTTTAATAATAATTTGAAAAAAAGTTTTAATAAAGAATCAAAAAATAGATATTATATACATTTATCTAATCTAAAAAAGATTAATAAAAATGAATCTAAATAA
- the rplD gene encoding 50S ribosomal protein L4, which produces MELKIFDNNGNLTNEKVEFDDSIFFKKSYEKSLHLEIKRYLFAQRQGTHKSKERGEVSGSTRKLHRQKGTGNSRKGSIKNPIFRGGGRVFGPRPRKYYIKVNKTTKSIIRKFIIEKKILQNKVKIVDDISSLKIPKTKLVLKLLDSLNLIGKKSLIITGKYDKILYLSFRNLKMYKFIHVNELDCFSLLNYPYVILLKNSIEKIKNFLIISKYYDN; this is translated from the coding sequence ATGGAATTAAAAATTTTTGATAATAATGGAAATTTAACAAATGAAAAAGTAGAATTTGATGATAGTATTTTTTTTAAGAAATCTTATGAAAAGTCTTTACATTTGGAAATAAAGAGGTATTTATTTGCTCAAAGACAAGGTACACATAAGTCTAAAGAGAGAGGAGAAGTATCTGGAAGTACTAGAAAATTGCATAGACAAAAAGGAACTGGAAATTCTAGAAAAGGAAGCATAAAAAATCCAATTTTTAGAGGGGGAGGAAGAGTTTTTGGACCTAGGCCGAGGAAATATTATATAAAAGTAAATAAAACAACTAAATCAATAATAAGAAAATTTATTATTGAAAAAAAAATATTACAGAATAAAGTAAAGATAGTTGATGATATTTCATCATTAAAAATTCCAAAAACGAAATTAGTGTTGAAATTATTAGATTCTTTAAATTTAATAGGTAAAAAATCATTGATAATCACTGGAAAATATGATAAAATTTTATATCTCTCATTTAGAAATCTTAAAATGTATAAATTTATTCATGTGAATGAATTAGATTGTTTTTCTTTACTAAATTATCCTTATGTTATTTTATTAAAAAATTCTATAGAAAAAATTAAAAATTTTTTAATTATATCAAAGTATTATGATAATTAA
- the rplB gene encoding 50S ribosomal protein L2, producing MSVKKLKPTTPGQRFRILNDFKILTSSIPEKKLTKGKLKTGGRNNYGRRTIRNFGGGHKKKYRIIDFKRRKFSIVATVKSIEYDPNRSSFIALLNYVDGAKGYIIAITGLKIGQKVISGEKNIPIQIGNSTFLSEIPLGTIISCIEINPGQGAKIARSAGSFAELFAKEGKYVTIKLPSGEIRMIMSNCMATIGSVSNSDHQLETYGKAGKKRHLGRRPRTRGVAMNPVDHPMGGGEGKASGGIPRNRKGNYSKGFKTRIKNKYSNKYILQRRKKR from the coding sequence ATGTCAGTAAAGAAATTAAAACCAACAACACCCGGACAAAGGTTTAGAATCTTGAATGATTTTAAAATTTTAACTAGTTCTATTCCAGAAAAAAAATTAACAAAAGGAAAATTAAAAACTGGGGGAAGGAATAATTATGGACGTAGAACAATACGTAATTTTGGTGGAGGACATAAAAAAAAATATAGAATAATTGATTTTAAAAGAAGAAAATTTTCTATTGTTGCAACTGTAAAATCTATAGAATATGATCCAAATCGTTCTTCTTTTATTGCACTATTAAATTATGTAGATGGAGCTAAAGGCTATATTATAGCAATAACTGGATTAAAAATAGGGCAAAAAGTAATTTCAGGTGAAAAAAATATTCCTATACAAATAGGTAATTCTACTTTTTTAAGTGAAATCCCGCTGGGTACTATTATTTCTTGCATAGAAATAAATCCAGGACAAGGTGCTAAAATAGCTAGAAGTGCTGGAAGTTTTGCAGAATTATTTGCAAAAGAGGGAAAATATGTTACAATAAAATTACCATCAGGAGAAATTAGAATGATTATGTCAAATTGTATGGCAACAATAGGATCAGTTTCTAATTCTGATCACCAATTAGAAACTTATGGAAAAGCAGGAAAAAAAAGACATTTAGGTAGAAGACCAAGAACTAGAGGTGTAGCTATGAATCCTGTCGATCATCCTATGGGGGGTGGAGAAGGAAAAGCTTCTGGTGGAATTCCTAGAAATAGAAAAGGTAATTATTCAAAAGGTTTTAAAACAAGAATAAAAAATAAATATTCTAATAAATATATTTTACAAAGAAGAAAAAAGAGATAA
- the rplR gene encoding 50S ribosomal protein L18 encodes MKKKFRKKILGKKNRLRISVFRSNKQIYAQIIDDISSKTLISSSSLEKEVKKNNKVKQSYEVGKLLGFKAKKLNLDKLVFDKGKYLYHGRVKSLVDGIRHTGIKI; translated from the coding sequence ATGAAAAAAAAATTTAGAAAAAAAATTTTAGGTAAAAAAAATAGACTTAGAATATCAGTTTTTAGAAGTAATAAACAAATTTATGCTCAAATAATAGATGATATTTCTAGTAAAACTTTAATTTCTTCTTCTTCTCTTGAAAAAGAAGTAAAAAAAAATAATAAAGTAAAACAATCTTATGAAGTGGGGAAATTATTAGGATTTAAAGCTAAAAAATTAAATTTAGATAAATTAGTTTTCGATAAAGGTAAATATTTATATCATGGTAGAGTAAAATCGTTAGTTGATGGCATTAGACATACCGGAATAAAAATTTAA
- the rpsH gene encoding 30S ribosomal protein S8, protein MDSIANFLTMIRNASNVGHKILVTELSKIKENISIVLLKNGYILGYKIEKEKNLIKLALKYYKNKPVIKNLIRISKPGLRIYCKYKKLPRVLNGLGIAIVSTSHGIMSDKSAKKNKIGGEILCYVY, encoded by the coding sequence ATGGATTCAATTGCTAATTTTTTAACTATGATTAGAAATGCCTCTAATGTTGGACATAAAATTTTGGTAACAGAATTATCTAAAATTAAAGAAAATATTTCCATAGTCTTATTGAAAAACGGTTATATATTAGGATATAAAATAGAAAAAGAAAAAAATCTAATTAAACTAGCATTAAAATATTATAAAAATAAACCAGTTATTAAAAATTTAATTAGAATTAGCAAACCAGGATTAAGAATATATTGTAAATATAAAAAATTACCTAGGGTTTTAAATGGATTAGGAATTGCTATTGTTTCTACTTCTCATGGAATAATGTCAGATAAAAGTGCAAAAAAAAATAAAATAGGAGGAGAAATATTATGTTATGTTTATTGA